In one Pseudomonas sp. SCA2728.1_7 genomic region, the following are encoded:
- a CDS encoding type II toxin-antitoxin system HicB family antitoxin: MLYPIAMSASDGECAWGVEVPDLPGCFSAGEDQEDAIEMAKAAIEAHIEILAESGAAIPVAGKLGTHFSNQKYAGCVWALVDADVGRCLGSPQELSITLPGYLLERIDLHVHHHPEEKNRSAFLTSAALRMLAP, from the coding sequence ATGCTCTATCCAATCGCAATGTCTGCCAGTGACGGTGAATGTGCCTGGGGGGTTGAGGTGCCGGATCTGCCGGGGTGTTTTTCTGCCGGTGAGGATCAAGAGGATGCCATTGAGATGGCAAAAGCGGCCATAGAGGCCCACATCGAAATTCTGGCGGAAAGTGGTGCAGCCATTCCGGTCGCTGGGAAACTTGGAACTCACTTCTCCAATCAGAAATACGCAGGCTGCGTTTGGGCGTTGGTGGATGCGGATGTCGGTCGGTGCCTCGGGAGTCCGCAGGAACTGAGTATTACGCTACCGGGCTACCTGCTGGAGCGGATTGATCTTCACGTTCACCATCATCCGGAGGAGAAGAATCGTTCGGCGTTTTTGACTTCGGCGGCCTTGCGGATGTTGGCGCCTTGA
- a CDS encoding LysE family translocator, giving the protein MTPSLLMAVLASGFIYGITPGPGVLAVFGIGAAYGRRAGAGFLCGHLLGDVVWCSTALIAIVGAREIGSTAFDVLGVLSGLYLFWLGWRAVRAQRRNGDEPQGAARNPFWHGILFGLTNPKAYPVAVATFTALLSSRAELLNWSMLPALIALSFLGGLLAYAILIGVVGAQRVRTLYQRHELLITRLCGVMFIGFAINALVHALPGLMPNKA; this is encoded by the coding sequence ATGACTCCATCGTTGCTAATGGCCGTGCTGGCCTCGGGTTTCATTTACGGGATTACGCCCGGGCCGGGTGTGCTGGCGGTGTTCGGCATCGGCGCAGCCTATGGGCGGCGGGCTGGGGCGGGGTTTCTTTGCGGGCATCTGCTCGGCGATGTGGTCTGGTGCAGCACGGCTCTGATCGCGATTGTCGGCGCCCGGGAAATCGGCAGCACTGCGTTTGATGTGCTCGGTGTGCTCAGCGGCTTGTACCTGTTCTGGCTCGGCTGGCGCGCGGTGCGGGCCCAGCGTCGCAATGGTGACGAACCCCAGGGCGCGGCGCGCAATCCGTTCTGGCACGGCATTCTGTTCGGTTTGACCAATCCCAAAGCTTATCCGGTGGCGGTCGCCACGTTCACCGCGCTGCTGTCGAGCCGTGCCGAACTGCTCAACTGGTCAATGCTGCCGGCGCTGATTGCCCTGAGTTTCCTCGGTGGCTTGCTGGCCTACGCTATTCTCATCGGCGTGGTCGGCGCGCAGCGGGTACGCACGCTGTATCAGCGTCATGAGTTGCTTATCACCCGCTTGTGCGGCGTGATGTTCATCGGTTTTGCCATCAACGCGCTGGTGCATGCACTGCCGGGGCTGATGCCGAACAAGGCTTGA
- a CDS encoding DUF6124 family protein, with the protein MFKVTPNPPETDPASPYESPNSKKFHEAAERALDHYLSPTARIMGSTHEPEPMYLANPKYDTESLLANASETLGSATTMLNNFAALLDTSHRKTALGIAQVVMLGELAVNQALDKVVPAE; encoded by the coding sequence ATGTTCAAAGTAACGCCAAATCCGCCGGAAACCGATCCGGCATCCCCCTACGAATCACCCAACTCAAAGAAATTCCACGAAGCCGCCGAACGCGCCCTCGACCACTACCTCAGCCCCACGGCCAGAATCATGGGTTCCACCCACGAACCCGAACCGATGTACCTCGCCAACCCGAAATACGACACCGAATCCCTGTTGGCCAACGCCAGCGAAACACTCGGCTCTGCCACCACCATGCTCAACAACTTCGCCGCGTTGCTCGACACCTCACACCGCAAGACTGCACTCGGCATCGCGCAGGTGGTCATGTTGGGTGAATTGGCGGTGAATCAGGCACTGGATAAGGTTGTGCCGGCTGAGTAA
- a CDS encoding KGG domain-containing protein, translated as MPNSRNSNSGNFANDRTKASEAGRKGGKTTTTTVDKEPKPDMGRKPAQKSK; from the coding sequence ATGCCTAACTCAAGAAACTCGAACTCGGGAAACTTCGCCAACGATCGAACCAAGGCCTCTGAAGCAGGTCGCAAAGGTGGGAAAACCACCACAACGACTGTCGACAAAGAGCCAAAACCCGATATGGGCCGCAAGCCCGCTCAGAAATCGAAATAG
- a CDS encoding DUF4142 domain-containing protein produces MSRMATRIRNMSFASLLGLCASSAFAQSPADFINDASAKGMADIEASRLAHSKAESKEVKDYTIVVINDRTTANQHLAKIAKKLDLPVAPREELADKAKELMPPVTDGASFDQAYAASQVKATEEAIEQIQQEAQTTDVPEIKAFADETLPKLQSHLERARQLQASR; encoded by the coding sequence ATGAGCCGGATGGCCACCCGTATACGCAACATGAGTTTTGCATCGCTGTTGGGCCTGTGTGCCAGCAGTGCTTTTGCCCAGTCGCCCGCCGATTTCATCAACGATGCCTCCGCCAAAGGCATGGCCGACATCGAGGCCAGTCGTCTGGCCCACAGCAAGGCCGAATCGAAAGAGGTCAAGGACTACACCATCGTCGTCATCAATGACCGCACCACGGCCAACCAGCACCTGGCGAAAATCGCCAAGAAGCTCGACCTGCCGGTAGCGCCGCGTGAAGAACTGGCCGACAAGGCCAAGGAGTTGATGCCGCCAGTGACCGACGGCGCCTCCTTCGATCAGGCCTATGCCGCCAGTCAGGTCAAAGCCACTGAAGAGGCCATCGAGCAGATTCAGCAGGAAGCGCAGACCACCGACGTGCCGGAGATCAAAGCCTTCGCCGACGAGACACTGCCGAAGCTGCAGAGTCATCTGGAAAGGGCTCGCCAGTTACAGGCCAGTCGCTAA
- a CDS encoding zeta toxin family protein has product MTEEEQTIWDGAIKFARSNKKAIGKRLTDQATYPPEKEPVSVFMAGSPGAGKTEASLALLNLFSDTPILRIDPDELRNEFEAYQGGNAWLFQGAVSILVGKLIDLALERKQSFLLDGTLSNMEIARKNVQRCLDKGRFVQILYVYQDPRLAWSFVRAREEAEGRRIRPEHFVDQYFAARDVVNTLKLEFGKDIHVDLLVKHIDNSGRLYKAGVDKIDYHIPEKHTRHDLMAMLGINDGVTP; this is encoded by the coding sequence ATGACGGAAGAGGAGCAGACCATCTGGGATGGTGCAATCAAGTTTGCTCGATCAAACAAGAAAGCTATCGGTAAGCGGCTAACCGATCAGGCCACCTATCCTCCCGAAAAAGAACCTGTTTCGGTATTCATGGCAGGTTCGCCGGGCGCTGGTAAAACAGAGGCATCATTAGCCCTGCTGAACCTCTTCTCCGATACCCCCATCCTGCGAATCGATCCAGACGAACTCAGAAACGAATTTGAAGCCTATCAAGGTGGCAATGCCTGGCTTTTCCAAGGAGCCGTTTCAATTCTCGTCGGAAAGCTGATTGACCTTGCCCTGGAGCGAAAACAGTCTTTCCTGCTGGACGGGACGCTTTCCAATATGGAGATCGCAAGGAAAAATGTGCAGCGCTGCCTAGACAAAGGGAGATTTGTGCAAATTCTCTACGTCTATCAAGATCCTAGACTTGCCTGGTCCTTTGTCAGAGCCCGTGAGGAAGCCGAAGGACGAAGGATTCGACCGGAGCATTTCGTCGACCAATACTTTGCAGCGCGTGACGTGGTAAACACCCTTAAGCTAGAGTTTGGCAAGGACATTCATGTCGATCTGCTCGTGAAGCACATTGATAATTCTGGACGCCTCTACAAGGCTGGCGTCGACAAGATCGACTACCATATCCCCGAGAAGCATACGAGACACGATCTGATGGCCATGCTTGGGATCAATGACGGAGTAACCCCATGA
- a CDS encoding IS3 family transposase (programmed frameshift), which translates to METGEKRSQRDYTLTFKLSVVDQVEKGELSYKEAQRRYGIQGRSTVLVWLRKHGRQDWSQGASIRSQRTRPMDEPTLPLTPEQRIKELEEQLALANQKAKFFEDVVDVLKNDYGVSVGKKAARQVVAQTQTLSVSRACQFMGISRQAYYKRDRAYRSRLEQDQKLIKFVHEIRLRQPCIGTRKLHSMMHAKRERQELHVGRDRLFDVLRDHRQLVRRKRAYHKTTDSHHRFRCHPNLLKPGPHQVIATGPEQVWVADITYIPTREGSVYLSLVTDAYSRKIVGFHVHDSLHAKSVAQAFRKALKERRTKQRLVHHSDRGAQYCSDLYQKLHAKHDVTCSMTDGYDCYQNALAERVNGILKTELLLYRPENLEQAEQMVREAITIYNQERPHLSLKYKTPDAVHRALG; encoded by the exons ATGGAGACGGGCGAAAAGCGGAGTCAGCGCGATTACACACTGACTTTTAAATTGTCGGTTGTCGATCAGGTCGAAAAAGGCGAGTTGAGTTATAAAGAGGCTCAACGGCGCTATGGGATTCAAGGCCGGTCGACGGTTCTGGTTTGGTTACGCAAGCATGGTCGGCAGGATTGGAGCCAAGGCGCCTCCATTCGCTCTCAGAGGACTCGACCGATGGACGAGCCAACTTTGCCGCTGACGCCTGAGCAGAGAATCAAAGAGCTTGAAGAACAATTGGCGCTGGCCAATCAGAAAGCCAAATTTTTTGAAGACGTGGTCGATGTTCTGAAGAATGACTATGGCGTATCCGTTG GTAAAAAAGCGGCCAGGCAAGTCGTTGCGCAAACCCAAACCCTGAGTGTCAGCAGGGCTTGCCAGTTTATGGGAATAAGTCGCCAAGCCTATTACAAGCGAGATCGGGCTTACCGATCCAGGCTTGAGCAAGACCAGAAGCTCATCAAGTTTGTGCATGAGATCCGCTTACGTCAGCCCTGCATCGGTACTCGTAAGTTACATTCGATGATGCATGCCAAACGCGAGAGACAAGAACTGCATGTTGGAAGGGATCGTCTATTCGATGTTTTGCGCGATCATCGACAACTGGTACGTAGAAAACGGGCCTATCACAAGACGACTGACAGCCATCATCGTTTTCGCTGCCATCCCAACCTCCTGAAACCTGGCCCGCATCAAGTGATTGCGACCGGCCCAGAACAAGTCTGGGTAGCAGATATCACCTACATCCCCACACGAGAAGGATCTGTTTACTTGAGTTTGGTGACAGATGCTTACTCGAGAAAAATTGTCGGCTTTCACGTACATGACAGCCTGCACGCCAAATCCGTGGCTCAAGCCTTCCGAAAGGCGCTAAAAGAGCGCCGAACAAAGCAACGACTGGTGCATCACTCGGATCGAGGCGCACAGTACTGCTCTGATCTTTACCAGAAGCTGCACGCCAAACATGACGTCACTTGCTCAATGACCGATGGCTACGATTGCTACCAAAACGCTCTCGCAGAGCGGGTTAACGGCATTCTGAAAACAGAGCTGCTGCTCTACAGGCCAGAAAATCTAGAACAGGCTGAACAGATGGTGCGGGAGGCTATTACGATCTACAACCAAGAGCGGCCGCACCTTTCCTTAAAATACAAAACGCCCGATGCGGTGCATCGGGCGTTAGGGTGA
- a CDS encoding diguanylate cyclase — protein MESRNSAPLASFIDLLLDAVCAVDKQGRFVFVSAACERVFGYSPEELIGRQMIELVHPADRQRTLAAANEIMGGEPKLNFENRYLRKDGSVVHILWSARWSEVDQLRIAVARDITERKQAESRQAALYAISEAAHAAEDLLALFKRIHLIIGEWLPAMNFSVALYDEHCAQLNFPYHVDDHELQPERPGTVTGRLCAEVIRSGQPILLTPDSADSPADFAELVAGQNAPCWLGVPLNSKNGTIGALIVKSLPGGERYTEQDKELLQYVCAQVATAIERQQLHARLRRMAQYDQLTQLPNRELLRDRLKAALAGAREQSGHMALLYVDLDRFKQVNDTFGHAVGDMLLQTVANRLKGCVRETDTVARIGGDEFVVLLHSVQASEDADSVAEKIRQVLVQPMRLDGHNLHIEPSIGVARYPEHGREEQQLFRHADQAMYAAKRLSQLSLSR, from the coding sequence ATGGAAAGCCGAAATTCCGCGCCGTTGGCGAGTTTTATCGATCTGTTGCTGGACGCCGTTTGCGCAGTCGACAAGCAGGGTCGCTTCGTTTTTGTCAGTGCCGCTTGTGAGCGGGTTTTCGGTTATTCGCCTGAAGAGTTGATTGGCCGGCAAATGATCGAGCTGGTGCACCCGGCGGATCGTCAGCGCACTCTGGCTGCCGCCAACGAAATCATGGGCGGCGAACCCAAACTCAACTTTGAAAACCGTTACCTGCGCAAGGATGGCAGCGTCGTGCATATCCTCTGGTCGGCGCGCTGGTCGGAAGTCGATCAACTGCGCATCGCCGTGGCGCGCGACATCACCGAGCGCAAACAGGCCGAATCGCGCCAGGCGGCGTTGTACGCGATATCCGAAGCGGCCCATGCGGCGGAAGATCTGCTGGCGTTGTTCAAGCGCATCCACCTGATCATCGGCGAATGGCTGCCAGCGATGAATTTTTCCGTGGCGCTGTACGACGAACACTGCGCACAACTGAATTTCCCGTATCACGTCGACGATCACGAATTGCAGCCCGAGCGACCGGGCACCGTCACCGGGCGCCTGTGTGCGGAAGTTATCCGTAGCGGCCAGCCGATTCTTCTGACGCCGGACAGTGCGGATTCACCAGCCGATTTCGCCGAACTGGTGGCCGGGCAGAACGCGCCGTGCTGGCTCGGCGTGCCGTTGAATTCGAAAAACGGCACTATCGGCGCCTTGATCGTCAAAAGCCTCCCCGGCGGCGAGCGCTACACCGAGCAGGACAAGGAACTGCTGCAATACGTCTGTGCCCAGGTCGCCACGGCCATCGAGCGTCAGCAATTGCACGCGCGCCTGCGGCGCATGGCGCAATACGATCAACTGACGCAACTGCCCAATCGTGAATTGCTGCGTGATCGCTTGAAAGCCGCGTTGGCCGGCGCTCGCGAGCAATCCGGGCATATGGCGTTGTTGTATGTCGATCTGGATCGCTTCAAACAGGTCAACGACACCTTCGGTCATGCCGTCGGCGACATGCTTCTGCAAACCGTGGCCAACCGCCTCAAGGGCTGCGTGCGGGAAACCGACACCGTGGCTCGAATTGGCGGTGATGAATTTGTCGTGCTGCTGCACAGCGTTCAGGCCTCGGAAGACGCTGACAGCGTGGCGGAAAAAATCCGACAGGTGCTGGTGCAACCGATGCGCCTCGATGGTCACAACCTGCACATCGAACCGAGCATTGGCGTCGCTCGCTATCCAGAGCACGGCCGTGAGGAACAGCAACTGTTTCGCCATGCCGATCAGGCAATGTACGCCGCCAAACGTTTGAGTCAGCTTTCGCTCAGTCGTTAA
- the fos gene encoding fosfomycin resistance glutathione transferase, producing the protein MLTGLNHLTLAVSDLNRSLAFYRDVLQLRVEAAWDAGAYLSLPGLWLCLSLDPLRKAEACSDYTHYTFSLNAADFSTFVAKLKAANVREWRDNRSEGASFYFLDPDGHKLEAHVGDLASRLAACRQKPYAGMRFYDEQ; encoded by the coding sequence ATGCTCACCGGCCTCAATCACCTGACCCTCGCGGTCAGCGATCTGAACCGCAGCCTGGCGTTCTATCGCGATGTGCTGCAGTTGCGCGTCGAAGCCGCGTGGGACGCCGGTGCCTACCTGTCGCTGCCGGGACTGTGGTTGTGTCTGTCGCTTGATCCGCTGCGCAAAGCCGAAGCGTGCAGCGATTACACGCATTACACTTTCAGCCTTAATGCAGCCGATTTCTCCACGTTCGTAGCAAAGCTAAAAGCGGCGAACGTGCGGGAATGGCGAGATAACCGCAGCGAAGGCGCGTCGTTCTACTTCCTTGATCCCGATGGCCACAAGCTCGAAGCCCATGTCGGCGATCTCGCTTCACGATTGGCAGCCTGTCGGCAAAAACCGTACGCCGGCATGCGTTTTTACGACGAGCAGTGA
- a CDS encoding low affinity iron permease family protein, with protein sequence MKFAKISQKLAMVAGSPKTFMGALILIGLWGLSGPIFHYNDTWQLIINTSTTIITFLMVFLIQNTQNRDTDILHLKIDELLLVTKEAQNAMLGLEALDLKQLEALRRHYRSLGEGEVFNLEGLGEKSKTKQDLNEC encoded by the coding sequence ATGAAATTCGCAAAAATCTCCCAGAAGCTCGCGATGGTGGCCGGTAGTCCCAAGACCTTCATGGGCGCATTGATCCTGATCGGTCTGTGGGGCTTGAGCGGGCCGATTTTTCATTACAACGACACCTGGCAACTGATCATCAACACGTCGACCACCATCATCACGTTCCTGATGGTGTTCCTGATCCAGAACACGCAGAACCGCGACACCGACATTCTTCATTTGAAAATCGATGAATTGCTCTTGGTGACCAAAGAGGCGCAGAACGCGATGCTTGGGCTGGAGGCGCTGGATCTGAAGCAGTTGGAGGCGTTGCGCAGGCACTACCGTTCGTTGGGCGAGGGTGAGGTTTTTAATCTTGAGGGGTTGGGCGAGAAGAGCAAGACCAAGCAGGATTTGAATGAGTGTTGA
- a CDS encoding class I SAM-dependent methyltransferase: MTQNIYDDPEFFQGYSQMNRSIGGLDAAPEWPALKALLPSMHGLNVVDLGCGYGWFSRWAIENGAASVLGLDVSEKMLERARETTTAANIRYERADLEQLDLPACSFDLAYSSLALHYIKDLPGLFAHLYAALKPGSHFVFSIEHPIFMAPRNPGWLIDAEGNKRWPLDSYQLEGERVTNWLAEGVIKQHRTVGTLLNSLIDAGFSIRHVNEWGPSEAEVAAQPALAEERERPMMMLVAVQR; this comes from the coding sequence ATGACGCAAAACATTTACGACGATCCCGAGTTTTTCCAGGGCTACAGCCAGATGAACCGCTCCATCGGCGGCCTCGACGCGGCGCCGGAGTGGCCGGCGCTCAAGGCGCTGTTGCCATCCATGCACGGCTTGAACGTGGTGGATCTGGGCTGCGGTTATGGCTGGTTCAGTCGCTGGGCCATTGAGAATGGCGCGGCCAGTGTCTTGGGGCTGGATGTCTCGGAGAAGATGCTGGAGCGGGCTCGGGAGACCACGACGGCGGCGAATATTCGTTATGAGCGTGCCGATCTGGAACAGCTCGACTTGCCCGCCTGCAGTTTTGATCTGGCTTACAGTTCACTGGCGCTGCATTACATCAAGGATTTGCCGGGGCTGTTTGCGCACCTGTACGCGGCGCTGAAACCGGGTTCGCACTTTGTGTTTTCCATTGAGCATCCGATCTTCATGGCGCCGCGTAATCCGGGTTGGTTGATTGACGCTGAAGGGAATAAGCGTTGGCCGCTGGACAGCTACCAGTTGGAGGGTGAGCGGGTGACCAATTGGCTGGCCGAGGGTGTGATCAAGCAGCATCGTACGGTCGGGACATTGCTCAATTCGCTGATCGATGCGGGGTTCTCGATTCGACATGTCAATGAATGGGGGCCGAGCGAAGCGGAAGTGGCGGCGCAACCGGCGCTGGCAGAAGAGCGGGAGCGGCCGATGATGATGTTGGTGGCGGTGCAGCGCTGA
- the tam gene encoding trans-aconitate 2-methyltransferase, with protein sequence MSWSAKQYVAFEDERTRPARDLLAAIPTPEARTVVDIGCGPGNSTELLVQRFPGAKVSGLDSSADMIDAARKRLPDLRFAVAEIDKWADAGPFDVIFANAVLQWVPDHATLLPTLASKLSAGGSLAIQMPDNLNEPSHRLMREVAANGPWASKLSGAAGQRTDMASASDYFSMLRPHCARVDVWRTTYHHQLSGGAAGVVEWFKGSGLIPFLSPLTEAEKAQYLEQYLAEVEKAYPALADGSVLLPFPRLFIVATR encoded by the coding sequence ATGAGTTGGTCCGCCAAACAATACGTCGCTTTCGAAGATGAACGCACCCGCCCGGCCCGCGATCTGCTGGCGGCGATTCCCACGCCTGAAGCGCGAACAGTGGTCGATATCGGTTGCGGTCCCGGCAACTCGACTGAGTTGCTGGTGCAGCGTTTTCCGGGGGCGAAGGTCAGCGGGCTGGACAGCTCGGCAGACATGATCGACGCGGCTCGCAAGCGCTTGCCGGATTTGCGCTTCGCTGTCGCCGAGATTGATAAGTGGGCCGATGCAGGGCCGTTTGATGTGATCTTCGCCAACGCCGTGTTGCAGTGGGTGCCGGATCACGCGACGTTGTTGCCGACTTTGGCCAGCAAGCTGTCGGCGGGTGGCAGTCTGGCGATCCAGATGCCGGACAACCTCAATGAACCCTCCCACCGTTTGATGCGTGAAGTCGCCGCGAATGGTCCGTGGGCGAGCAAGCTTTCCGGCGCTGCGGGGCAACGTACCGACATGGCCAGCGCCAGTGATTATTTTTCGATGCTGCGACCACACTGTGCGCGGGTCGATGTGTGGCGTACGACCTATCACCATCAACTGTCAGGCGGGGCGGCGGGGGTGGTGGAGTGGTTCAAGGGCAGCGGGTTGATTCCGTTTTTGAGTCCGCTGACCGAGGCGGAAAAGGCGCAGTACCTGGAGCAGTATCTGGCGGAGGTTGAGAAGGCTTATCCGGCGCTGGCGGATGGTTCGGTGCTGTTGCCATTTCCACGGTTATTTATCGTCGCGACGCGCTGA